A part of Lacerta agilis isolate rLacAgi1 chromosome 7, rLacAgi1.pri, whole genome shotgun sequence genomic DNA contains:
- the BBS10 gene encoding Bardet-Biedl syndrome 10 protein, which translates to MATAQRLGPGRLAQEAAALAAVVRGSVGPRGGHVLLTRPTGEVLLSRDGRRVLEALNVESPTARMMISCISTHCNLTGDGAKTFIIILSILLQELEKLVKGGSPSYYENIQGRENCKEFFYRLKQVSQLLIMIQMDILDYIVTRDLEKHFHSVCSVPDEEISMSTMGLVLEAYFSGKVGINRQKFLSQLSCDFYFKVTAGKNRSEVLCFVDDCFAELHTTVTGLPVSSSRILDGLILHRDFAVYCPADGDKRVLVITEPIQPAYSDLGAEVVITAENQHGASETWITKRTEAVLKHMRDNDIKVLLSSVKQQEAVHNYAKSSGISIVECLSPEEISLIYRITDISPFKPSLDNIHTEITEAAVAKFCQPLHLGAKRFVHIGFERTCALQLHCVILCGPVHGVTEQHVCAFHDAFKMLRQMFTVVGLTEQNLSETLHNSQQCSGAQQHFVEKHTGCGEVHPCAKQPRPCGFEMEEDSVVSASSVDRELACSSMHLPNLSVDLAHDAMYSELHEREHDLVDVQKVYQKHSHPKGMLRMDWNESLAENLLAPTRVERSISSRNVLVHLQPTEDSCTRQGCGVKEADSIRSHIQSNSSSYIKEGSVLPVGGIFEILLHYYLSCYAKQCQSPNVSILCAVIADALLSVPKTLCRGQKRDAFPQLYLEVTSAARNNQPLLPNQERLESVSCKHQLVASILQCAARLLSIDLIVGIKRLPQKTEESDSEADL; encoded by the coding sequence AATGATGATTTCATGCATTTCCACACACTGCAATTTGACTGGGGATGGTGCTAAAACGTTCATCATAATCCTCTCCATTTTACTTCAAGAACTTGAAAAACTTGTTAAAGGAGGTAGTCCTTCCTATTATGAGAACATCCAAGGAAGAGAGAATTGTAAAGAATTTTTTTACAGACTGAAACAAGTTTCCCAGCTTCTTATAATGATCCAGATGGACATTCTAGATTACATAGTGACAAGAGACCTTGAAAAACATTTTCATTCAGTATGTTCTGTTCCTGATGAAGAAATAAGTATGAGCACAATGGGGTTGGTACTGGAAGCTTATTTTTCTGGGAAAGTAGGAATCAATAGACAAAAGTTTCTTTCCCAGTTAAGCTGTGATTTCTACTTCAAAGTTACTGCTGGTAAAAATAGGAGTGAAGTCCTATGCTTTGTGGACGACTGTTTTGCTGAGTTGCATACTACTGTGACAGGCCTTCCTGTTTCAAGTTCAAGAATCCTAGATGGGCTTATTCTTCACAGAGACTTTGCTGTGTACTGTcctgcagatggtgacaaaaGAGTTCTAGTTATAACAGAACCTATACAGCCTGCTTATTCTGACTTGGGTGCTGAAGTTGTCATAACTGCTGAAAATCAACATGGGGCATCTGAAACCTGGATTACAAAAAGAACAGAAGCTGTTCTAAAGCACATGCGAGACAATGACATCAAGGTTTTATTGTCAAGTGTAAAACAACAGGAAGCTGTTCATAACTATGCAAAAAGCAGTGGCATATCTATTGTAGAGTGCCTGTCCCCAGAGGAGATATCTCTTATCTACAGGATCACAgatatttcaccttttaagccATCTTTGGACAATATTCACACTGAAATCACAGAAGCCGCTGTAGCAAAATTTTGCCAGCCATTGCACCTTGGAGCCAAAAGATTTGTCCATATAGGCTTTGAAAGGACGTGTGCCCTTCAGCTCCACTGTGTGATTCTCTGTGGGCCAGTGCATGGGGTTACTGAGCAACATGTTTGTGCTTTTCATGATGCGTTCAAAATGTTACGACAGATGTTTACGGTTGTTGGTCTGACTGAGCAAAACCTCTCCGAAACTCTGCATAATAGTCAGCAGTGTTCTGGCGCACAGCAACATTTTGTAGAGAAGCACACTGGCTGTGGTGAGGTTCACCCTTGTGCCAAGCAGCCAAGACCTTGTGGGTTTGAAATGGAAGAGGACTCTGTTGTTTCTGCTTCATCGGTAGACAGAGAGTTGGCATGTTCATCCATGCATCTGCCTAACTTGAGCGTAGATTTGGCGCATGATGCCATGTACTCAGAACTACATGAACGTGAACATGATTTAGTTGACGTGCAAAAGGTGTATCAGAAACACAGTCATCCAAAAGGAATGTTGAGAATGGATTGGAATGAATCACTTGCGGAAAATCTGCTTGCTCCTACCAGAGTAGAAAGAAGCATCAGTTCCAGAAATGTACTTGTGCACCTGCAACCCACTGAGGACAGTTGTACTAGGCAAGGCTGTGGAGTTAAAGAAGCGGATAGTATCAGAAGCCATATTCAGAGTAATTCCAGCTCTTACATAAAGGAGGGATCAGTTTTGCCAGTCGGTGGGATATTCGAGATACTGTTACATTACTACCTGTCCTGCTATGCAAAGCAGTGCCAGTCACCAAACGTATCCATTCTTTGTGCTGTAATTGCTGATGCATTGCTCAGTGTTCCAAAAACCCTCTGTAGGGGACAGAAAAGGGATGCTTTTCCTCAGCTCTATCTTGAAGTTACCAGCGCTGCCAGAAATAATCAACCGCTTCTGCCAAATCAAGAAAGGTTAGAATCAGTGTCCTGTAAGCACCAATTAGTGGCTTCCATTCTTCAATGTGCAGCTAGGCTTTTAAGTATTGATCTTATTGTTGGCATTAAGAGGTTACCTCAGAAGACCGAAGAAAGCGATTCAGAAGCTGATCTGTGA